The DNA sequence tcactgacctgggctccatctgcaccattgtccccaaagccatgcacaattccctttGGGACACCAGCAACATCTcctacacaggatgtgctgcacagctcttcttctttctgttcttcattgGAGCAGAATTTTCCCTCCTGACCAtcatgtgctacgaccgctacgtgtccatctgcaaacccctgcactacgggaccctcctgggcagcagagcttgtgcccacatggcagcagctgcctgggccagtgcctttctcaatgctctcatgcacatggccaatacattttccctgcccctgtgccatggcaatgccctgggccagttcttctgtgaaatcccacagatcctcaagctctcctgtTCAAATTCCTACATTAGGGAATTTGGGCCTCTCATGGGGACGGCTTTTATGTTATTTggctgttttgtgttcattgttttctcctatgtgcagatcttcagagtcgtgctgaggatcccctctgagcagggatgCCACAAAGCCTTTTCgacctgcctccctcacctggctgttgtctccctgttcctcagcactGGCGCATTTGCCTACCTGAAGccttcctccatctcctccccatccctggatctggccctgtcagttctgtactcggtggtgcctccagccctgaaccccctcatctacagcctgagaaaccaggagctcaaggctgcagtgtggagactgatgactggatgctttcaggaacattaaactgctggcaaatttctgcaaatcacttgtaataaaaataatacttttttgatacttcttgtttgtttggttgtggggattttttttcctttgttttacttttttcatattttccactAAGAAATGTAATTCTCtgtgccatttctcattttgtttctcccaaccttccctgtggccacagactgTGTCAATGAGAGGCTGTGTTGTTGGTGGCTTTAAAGGAACTAAATGATGtcccagcaaagttttctgCTGAGATGCCCTTTGgttgccttctctggagctgcagcagcaatgtctgtgtgcagagctgggggcagatcagtgctggcccagcagctgtgcccagcagcagcagcagcacttggtgttgccagtgctgctgccgtggccctgccccgctgccctggtggccctggtgttgct is a window from the Motacilla alba alba isolate MOTALB_02 unplaced genomic scaffold, Motacilla_alba_V1.0_pri HiC_scaffold_28, whole genome shotgun sequence genome containing:
- the LOC119696380 gene encoding olfactory receptor 14J1-like; the encoded protein is MFFFLLNLALTDLGSICTIVPKAMHNSLWDTSNISYTGCAAQLFFFLFFIGAEFSLLTIMCYDRYVSICKPLHYGTLLGSRACAHMAAAAWASAFLNALMHMANTFSLPLCHGNALGQFFCEIPQILKLSCSNSYIREFGPLMGTAFMLFGCFVFIVFSYVQIFRVVLRIPSEQGCHKAFSTCLPHLAVVSLFLSTGAFAYLKPSSISSPSLDLALSVLYSVVPPALNPLIYSLRNQELKAAVWRLMTGC